One Rhea pennata isolate bPtePen1 chromosome 15, bPtePen1.pri, whole genome shotgun sequence genomic window, TGGTTGGGGTGGCTGGGGCTGGACCGAGCAGTCCCAGGCCCTGGGTCTGCTTTGGGGCAGGCCCCGTGTTGGGGAAGGCTCTTGCTTGCAGCTGCCAGGCCCCTCCAGCCACCCCGCAGCCCCAGGCTCTCCACGGCTGAGCTACACTGAGAAAGGAGAGCGGCAGAGAAGGGACCGGGCGCTGAGGCTCATCAGGGCTCTAGGCGGTAGCTGCACCCCGGAGCTCCGCAGCGCATTGGAGGatgctgctccttctcctctcatcccgccccctcccctccccccccccaggatgCCACAGGACAGGGAAGCCTTGAGGGGATCCCTATCTTGGGGCTCACCCCCGAAGCACGGACCCCAGCGGTGTCCCCAAGAGGGACACTGGACTACGGTGGCTGGCAGTGGGGAGGTCTGCGCTGGGCTCTGCcctgagggaaggagaggagaaaagaagaggaaggctCTCACGGCTGCCTCTGCCCCCAGCCAGCCGCTGCAGCGGCTCATCCCTCCCGCCTCAGGCCCGCTGGACCCGGTGCTGGCCCGCGGCTCTGCTTGCGGCCAGGccctgcgggaaggtgcggaGCACTGCAGGGACGGTGGCCTCTTCAAGCCCTGCGCGGGGAATAAGCCTTAAAATACATCACGTTGCTAAGTGCACCTTGAAGCTTGTACTGTATTGTATTAAGTTGGTTTCCAACTGCGCGTGCACACCCACGAATGTGCTTCTGACCAAGTTACCGACCAAAACCTGCCCCAAATGACACCATGGCCAGCAGCACACGCACACCCAGAAGTTCTTCTCACCAAGCTTCTCACCTGCCGCAACCACTAATGGTTGCTCGGAGCCAAAGTTCTCTTGGGCCCCACGTGCTGGCCATGGCATGCGTATTCCAGCCCCACAGaacgtgcacctctgcaccTCCTAGTCCCACCCAAAAGGACACTGTTTCTACGCAGGGATTTGCATGCAAAGGTGCTTCTCGCCAGGGTACTCACCAGCCACTCCACTAACAGTGGCTCACAGGGCAGTTCTCCAGAGCCCGTATCCTGGCCGTGGCATGCCTATTCTGGCCCCACATCTGCACCTCGGAGCTTCCTCTGTCTACCCAAAGGGAGGCCATGACCAACAGCACATTGGCACCCAATTGGTAGTGCTTCTTGACAACCTGCTCACTTACCAAAATCACTAATACGTGTCAGAGCTGAAGTTGTCTTTGGCCCATAGGCTAGCCATGGCATACCTCTTCCAGCCCCACAACGCCTGCCCTCTGTGGTTCCTCTGTGCACCCAAAAGGACATGGTGTCCGACTGCACATGCACACTCCAAAGGTGCTTCTCACCAAGTTACTCACCTACCAAAACCACTAAAAATAGCTCAAAGCCAAATTTCTCTTGGGCCACACACTGGCCAGCACGTGCCTATTCCAGGCACAAAACAGCTGCACCGCTGCGCTTCCTCTCGCTAACCCTAACGGCACCGTGGCATACAGCATGTGTGCGCCCACAAGTTGCTTCCTGCCAAGGCACTCACCATAACCACTAACACATCTCAGAGACGAACTTGTCTTGGGCCATACACTGGTCCTGGCATGCCAGTTGTAGCCCCACGATGCCTGCACCTGTGGgcttcctctctccaccccGAAACACGCCATGCCTACCTGCAGATTCTCATCCCAGAGCTGCTTCTTGCCAAGGTACTCAGCTGACACTCCACGAAGAACTGCTTGCAGCCCGGTTCTCTTGGCACCTACGATGGCCCTGGCATACCTCTTCCAGCCCCACAACACCTGCCCTGCtgcatttcctctctctccctcaaaAGACACTATGCCTGCTTGTAGATTTGCACCCAAAAGGTGCTTCTCGCCAGACTGCTCCCATAAGAAAACCACTAGTAATTGCCCAGAGCTCAAGTTTTCTTGGGCCAAACACTGGCCCTGGTGTGCCTCTTCCAGCCCCCCAACACCTGCACCTCTGTGCTCCTCCCCGCTCCAGCACAACTGCACTCTGTGCTTCCTCTCTACCCAAGACGACTTCCCGTCCAACAGGAAATCGGCACCCAAATGTGGCTTATCAGCAAATTGCTCGCCTATTGTAACCACTAACAGTTGCTAGGAACTGATGGTCTCTCTTGGGTCTATACGCTGCCCCTGGAATACCTGTTCCAGCCTCACAacacctgcagctctgctcctcttctctctaTCCAAACTGACACCACACCCCCTAAAGATTCAGATCCAAACGGTGTTACTCACTGAAGTGCTCCTCTACCAAAACCGCTGCCAGTTGCTCAGGTCCAAAGACTTCCTGGGCCCTAGGCTGGCCCTGGCATGCCTGTTCCAGCCCCACAACGCCTTCATCTTTCCACCTCCACTCTCTTCCCATCATGACATCGTGGGCAACACCACATGTGCAACCACAAGGTGATCCTCACCGAGGGGATAATCCACTTCTGATCCAAAAGGTGCTTCTTGCCACGGTGCATACCAGTCGGAACCACTGTTGCACACAGCCCAGGTCTTTGGGCCCATACGCTGGCCCTGGCATGCCTATTCCTGGCCCTCGACGCCTGCACCCCTGCACTTCTACTCCCTACATAAAGTGGCACCATGGCCAACACCAGATTTGCATCTAAAAGGGGCTTCTCGCCAGACTGCTCACCTGACACAGCTAGTAGCAATTGCCTGGAGCCAGCATTCTCGTGGGCCAAATGCTGACCCCGGCATGCCTATTCCAGCCCCCCAACACCCGCACCACTGCGCTTTGTCTCTCTTCCCAAAGTGACGACGTGTCCAACAGCACTTGCTCACCAGAAGATGCTTCTTGCACAGTTACGTCAATGTCTGTACGATTGCCTTAATCTCACAGTTCATTGTGATCTCTCCAGTTTATGGGCCAGCGTAGCGCATGAAATAATCTTTAGTTTCAGAGCTCCTTAAGTAAAAAAGGCCCCAAGCAAATGAACAAGCAAACAAAGTGTTAATCACTTCTCTGTAGGCTAGCCTAAAGTGTCAATTCTCTAGTTACTTAAATTGCTAGTTCGTTGATCTGTTTACCTGAAAATTGGTTAGTATTGTGTGCTAACGAGCAAAACAGTTACCTAACCGATGGGGAGCGTGCTcctgtttcctcctctgtcaTGAGGGGGGTGTCCCACAAATTGCACTGGGAAGCCGGAGAGCCTGAGCAGCGAGCTGCTTGGTGGCTGTGCTTCAAAGGTTAGCACCGCTAggctttccctttcttccttaaGTGGCACTATGCCTCGGGAGAGAATAAGAGCAGAAAACTGCTCCCGGCCAGCATGCCGACTGACGGTGGCTCCTAACAGGGTCTTGGAGGCCTGGCGCCCTTGGCCCCTACGTGGGCCCTGGCGTGCCTGTTCCAGCCTTCCAGTCTCCGCATGTCTGTGCTCTCTCCTCACACCTAAATTGACACCATGCATCCAGGGAGCCATTGAGGCCATTCCAGCATTTGTACTGCTCCTCTTTCCTGCAGAGAAAGGTGTTGCAGGGCGCAGGGAGGTCACTACAGCTGCAACAGGGACCAACAGTCTTTATTTTGCCATGCGCAGGAGATGATGTTACCCGTTGGAAAGGCTCCCCTCGTCCCCCATGGCTGTCCGCGTGCCCCCTGGAAAGGGGCCAACGCCAAGAGCAGTGGTGGCAGCTTCTGCTCGAGCTCGTCTGCACGCAGTCCCTGGTGCCTGCTTCAGGCTCTGGTGTCCACCGTGGAAGCTAAGGACGTGGCTGTTGGACTCTGTGGGTCCGGTTGGAGCTTCTCCGCACGGCTGGCAGTGCTTGGGGCATCTGACGGCGatcccagagctgctgcttctcccccTTGCTAAAGGATGCAGAAGAAAGGGCTTCAGCTCTACGGTgagggaggtgggagggaaaTGCTGCAGGTCTCTCTCAGGTGCCACTTGCCCACGTATGCTGCTGAGCTCTTCTCAGCGTAGGGAAAGACTGTCTTTGCCCAGGGCCTACTGCCAGTGGAAGGGcatggcaggagaggggggTCCCCACGCACATGGGGAGGTCCTTACCAGATGAactccaccttctccttccccttgtTGGTGTTCAGGGCAGCCTTCCTTGCCCACTCGCCCTGCTGTGCTCTGTAACCCTCCAGGAACGTCAGCGGTGGCTCTTGCCTCCCTTCTGATGCTCTCTGGCTGGCATTCTTCAGGGccctttctttcatttgctcctTGAGCTTCTCGTCATACTGCTTTCTCAGCACGTGGGAAGGAAGCCCGGGATCCTCACGCAGGTGGCGACAGGTGGTCTGCTAAGGCAGAAGACACGTCCCTACAGCACTGCTGCCGCGCCTGGCAGACCATTGCTGCTCCCCTTctagggaaaagggggaaaagtgCTGAGGGGAAAAGCACTTGCCATACCTGGTCTCGCTCTGCCCTTGCCCTCGGTCTGTTTTCGTAGAACTGCCCCAGTATTTCATCTTCTATCTCTTTGCGCTTTGATGCCATCAGCAGCCGCAGGCGTCTTTCTGCGGGATCGGTGCAGAGGTAGCACACTCCCTGGAGGCCACAGAAAACATCGTTAGGCTCCTGGGGCttaggcagggagaggagggcagggaaAGTGGTGGCGGTGGTGGCGGTGATGGGGTTCCTTCTGCTTCTGCCCCCTGCCTGGAGGCAGAAAGAGCACACAGGGGTGGCAAATCCCTGTGGTGTACCTTTCCTGATGGCTGATGAACACAGTCGGGCAGTTCAAAGTTTAGTCGAGTTTCAAACTTTGGCTGCTTGCTCGTCTTGGAGAAGCTCTCCCTAATTGCTGGCAGCGATCTAAACAGACAGGACAGGGTGAGTGTCATGGAGCAGAGTACGAGCTGGTTCTTGTGAGCAGGGCTCATGGGCTGCAGCCCCGCTCCTGCAGCTCAAGATGGTTCTGCAGGAGAAGCCTGTGACATGATGTCCTTGTGACATTCCAGAACCGTTCAGCATCACAACGGGCACCATGGCCAGGCGAAAGATCTTTCTCACACAAGGACAAGAGCACGGTGTCCACTTGCCCATCCACCTCCACCCCTCCTCTGCCCCAAAACCTATCTGCAGGAGTTTCACCTGGCATGGCCCCCTTCCTTGCCAGGAAATTCCTCGCTATCCTTTAACTTCAGTTTGGCCAGAGAAATCCTTCGTCGAGCCAGGAGGACCGGATCCAGCAGGCTCACTGCAACCGGAATCAAGAGAACTCTTCAGAACAGGGGctttgtgcatgtgcatgtgcatgtgcaagCAAGCATGAGCGGCAGAGCTGCTTGGTCGTGCAGTGGGGGGCTCCCGAGCCTTTTTCGAGCCATCCCCAGATGGTTTTCCTCCTCATCTGCCAGCAGGTGGCTCCCATGAGCTACGGAAAGCCCTCCATCACTAACACCTGCTGGCAGACTTGGCTAGCCAGGATGCCTTGGTTCTCCACCCCTCGCAAGGACGAAAGGAGAAGGCACAGCCCCTGCCACGAGAGGGCTGTGACATTACCTTTTCTGGCATGGTGCTCACCAGGCACCAGTTCTTCCCTGGGCTTGACAGAACGTGCATGGGCAGACGTCTTGCCGGTGATCTCAAGTGCAAACCTGCAAACAAGACGCCTGTTGGAATAAAGGGCTCCATGGTCCCTGGGCTGCTCGCCTGCAGAGTCTAGTCCCAGAGATGTTTTAGAGCTCCTGCTGCATCCTTGGAGTAGGTAACCTGTGTGGGAAGTGATGGGCACAGGGACGGAGGGCAGGGTCGGCAGAGGCCCCCCAGTCTGCCTGAGGCTCTGCCAGTGCTTCCCACGCTTCCCTGAGAGAGAGCTCTTTCCTCCTTGGCTCCTCGCCGCCCCTGCAGAGCCTCCCCTGTGtcccggggctgcgggagcgAGCTTCCTCACCTTGGCAGCACGATGACACCATCACGACTGAAGCGAGAAAAATCATTTCGGGTAACAAAGGTGACAACATCAATCATCTTGGACTCCTGCAACGGGACAGAGACATAGGAGGTGACCTCAAGGCCACATGCCTGTTGCTCCCAAGGgcagccaaccttcctgctgcTCAGCGAAGGAGCTGCCGCTCAGAAAGCCTTGCACCACCTTCTCTGGAGGACCGCTCGGCCCCCTTTCAAAGGAGTTGATGCGATACCGAGAGCTGGTGTCGCTTGTGGAGCGTGTGGTCAGCCCAAGGGGTGAGGCAGAATCAGGCCATGCGGGGAGAAAAGATGTGGAGGGAGCTTTGACAGGCCTTGCAACTGCCCGGAGAAATGACCAACTCACCGTGAGAAGAGCTGGGAACATGTTGCCTGTGGCATCCACCTCCATAAGACAGTGATCAAAAAAGTTCATAGTGACCACTTGTCTTCGCACGGCAAGAACGCCCATGTCCTTGAAGACCATTTCCACCTCCTTGCCTTCTGCCACAGCtccagcaaagaaaagcagagtctCCTCTATGCACCACTGCACTGCTTCTTGCAGGAAGCCGGTTTCCTTGGCTATCTGCTCAAAGCTCAGCTGCACAACTGGGATGTCATCTAGGACACAAGCACAAAGCAACCTCTCTCACTCCCACAGTACCTCAGCTGACTGCGAGGCTGAGCGTCTGCAGTGCCCGGCCCTGCCTCGGGCAATACAGTGCCAGAGAGAGGTCCTGTTTAACCCTGGGTGACACCTGCAGAAGGGAGCTCATGGGGGTCCCTTGCTGCCACGACATGAGCACCAAGCTGTGTGGGGGAGTGagtggggcagggggcagggtTCCTGTTGCAGGGGCAGGGTGCTGGGCTGCCCTACATGCACCACGCTGAGTGCACTCAAGCTTTGAAGAGGGGTGGCTCTGCCATGTCAGAGACATGCCACCAGGAAGCACCGCAGAGGGTcagccccggggcgggaggggttggggttgggggggaagGGCAAGGGCCTTCATCTGCCTTCTTACCAGGAATTTCCTTCTGAGCATATCTGAGCCGGTAAAACCTCTTGAAAAACCTGCACATCTGGAACACAGGCCTTTGCAGAGGCAAAACCTCGCCCTCTCCCACACGGACATGCTCGTTGACAACTGCAAATGTCCCAATTCCAATGTTAACTGCctggaaacagaagcagaacaCAGGAAGCAAAGTGAGCACCTTCTGGGGCGGGAAGGCTGCGGGCTGACTTGTATGACCGCAGCGATGGTGCTTGGGgccctgcctgctgctgaggtCCAAAGGGGCAAGATGGGGCACTTTGAAAGCTCTGGGCGAGACCCACAGCCGCTGcgtgctttcctctccctcctcctcacaCTCGGAGCCAGCACTGGGGCCGGAAAGGCAGAGACATACTGGGTGGCTGGGTTATGTCCCGGGGGGTGCCCAGAACGCCCCAGGGTTTCTGCTGGGGCCTTCCCCCTGCATCGGGGCGATGGagctccttcttccttctcttctcagaGAGGCTGCGCTGCGGGCAGCTCCTCAGCACATGGTGCTTCTTGggttggggtgggaggggggcaggcTCTGTTAATCCTCGTGGCTGTTGTGCCCTCTGAGGAGGGAAAGGCTAATGGTGCTCTACAGAGGCGGGTGTCAGGGCTTCTGATGCCCTCCGGGGACACGCGGATGAGCAGGACGCAAGGCTCACCCTGTTCAGCAACAGCTGTATTCTCAGGTAGTAGCATGCGCTAGCCCAGATCCTAACGATGTctgcaaagcaagcaaaaggtGCGTCATGCTGCGAGTCAGCCAAGCCCACCCAAGCAGCACCCTCCTAAGCAAGGAGGCTACCGGCAAGTGTGCTCGAGCCCCCCACCCGCTGCCCAGGGCAAGCGCGCGCACTGCTGGGTGCCCAGCTCAGCTTGGGACCACGTGAGGCAGCCTACAAAACACCCACGCTGAGGCCAGGGGAGgtctggggaggaaagggagacGTCGGGAGCGTTTTGGAGGAGGGCACCGTGCCGTCGGACACGCGCAGTGCCAAGGGGTCTCCGAGCTGcgggcctgctctgcccctctggAGAGCCCCGAGGCAGTGGGAAGCGAGCCGGGGCGGCAGGGCAGAGTCGCACACAGGAGCCAGGAGTTGGGGCTGCCGGAGGGGGCCCTGATCCAGAAGACACCATCACGAGAGGCTCTGCTCGCAGCTGCCCGGCCCCTCCAGGCCCCTCGCAGCCTGAGGCTCTCCACACCCAGACTGCAGCAGCAGTCCTGGGAGGGGCCCTGAAGGCCTTACCGTTGGTGCTGAGCTGCTTCAGCGTTGGAAACTTCTCCAGCCCCAAAGGGGGGTTAAGCACCAGGTAATTTATCATCTTGGCCCCTCTCGCTCAATCTAACACTGCAGCTGGGGGCCAAAGACGCTCTTCTGGCCTCCTCTCAGGCAACTCCTGCGCTGCTGCTGCGGCAGCTCCCGCGGAGCAGAGCGCTGGCGACAGCAGACCCTGGCGTCACCCAGGTCTCGCCGCCGAGTGTGACTGGGACCCGGCGGGGGGTGGGAGCTGTCACTGTGATGCAGGTGCTGTGCTGTGACCCCCCCACCGTGTCACAGAGGGCTGCGGGAAGCCACCACCCGGCGGGTGTTGCCACCTTGGGCCCTGATGTGGGACACCTCAGCACCCGGCTTGCTGGGACTGCCGAGACCTTTGTGGCCTGGGTGGGCACGAGGGGCACCACGCAAGACTCCTTGCCTCCCTGGGAATGCTGAGCTATCATTTTACTTTTAGCCACCCATGACTCAGAGGTCCCCCACTGAAATGCTCTTCTGAGTGCCCACCAAGTACCCCGTGGGTGGCCGGGACAGCTCTCTCGTTCGAGGCCAGAGTGCTAAGCCATGTCCTAGCTCATGAGGGCTGTGAAGGAAAGACCCTCGTTGGCCAGGGGTTGCTGCCAGTGGAACCGAAGGGCATGGCAGGAGAGGGGGTCCCCGTGCACATGGGGAGACCCTTCCCACATGAactccaccttctccttccccttccccttgctGGTGTTCAGAGCAACCTTCCTTGCCCACTGGTCCTGCCACACTTTCTAAGTCCCTGTCAGCTTCAGGGGCGGACTTGCTCGTGAGGAAGGGAGGCTGCAAGGGCAGGGAGGTGGCCTCTGCCACGCTCTGGCTGGTACGCTGCctgcctcttcccttcccccgGCCCCCTCtgcatgcacacaggcacagGCTGATGCTGGCTCTGCAGGACAACACCCCCGAGAAACCTCCTTTCCCAGGGCTGCCTGTCTTCCCACCACCTCGTCTGACGTGAAGAGCCCCCGCAGTTTGTACACTCAACGTCAGAAGAGGAGCACACCCCTACGGCAGATGGGTAGAGAGAGGACTTACTAAGCAGACTACACAGTACGTGAGGGCGAAGCGCAGGGCCCAAGCAGACGAGCGTTGACCATCGGGCTGTTCTCCTGTGACCAGCCCTTTTTGTCCCCCTTGGCACCCAGCTGCTATCCGAGTGCCTGGTGGCCTCCTTTTTGCTGGCCCAGTCCCCGAGCCTCTGCTGCTCGCTCTCGGTGCTGGCCTGGGGGAACTTGTCAGCAGACACGGGCCAAGCTGGGCACGTGCTGTCCCACAGGGCTGGCTGTGCGGGCACATGGGACGCCTTCTCCACCACTGGCTCCCGGCACAGGTTTTCCTCCAGCCGACGCCTGTGGCTCTGTGTCCATGCTGATTTCTGCAAGCCAGACTCCAGCTTCCACTCGACCTtgctccagctccagcctggTGCCTCAGCAGAGGTTGTCTGGGAGGAGCCATTGCTCCTCAGCCTGGCCTACTCCCTGCCTTGCTGGGCACCAGGGCTTTCTGGCTGGAGGTGATGCCTGGGGCATCAACTGGCTCGTGGATGTGCAGGCGTCGTAGGGGTATCCGGTGGAGGTGCTCCACTGGCTGCTCCTGCTTGCCTCCAGCAACACAAAGGGGTCAATAGTGTTGTGCAGCTTCAGTGTGCCCTTTCCAGCCTGAAGGAGGACAGCTGTGCGCGGAAACATAGTTTCTCGTCAGATCACCACACCATGGCAGGGACTATTGCCAGCCTGATCTCCAGTCTTCTCCGCTGTGTGCACGCACAGCTTCTTCCTCAAGCCTTGCCCCAGCTTCAGCTTAGTCACTGGAACGGGATCAGCGCCAGCGGGACAGCTCCCACCACCACTGGCTGTACGCAAGTccaggctggtgctggtggAGCCGGCCCCAGCGCTGACGTCCCTCTCGGCCGCGGCAGGAAGCGGCCCTGCAAGCTCAGTGGCCTGGCTGTCCAGCCCATGGTTGGGGTGGCTGGGGCTGGACCGAGCAGTCCCAGGCCCTGGGTCTGCTTTGGGGCAGGCCCCGTGTTGGGGAAGGCTCTTGCTTGCAGCTGCCAGGCCCCTCCAGCCACCCCGCAGCCCCAGGCTCTCCACGGCTGAGCTACACTGAGAAAGGAGAGCGGCAGAGAAGGGACCGGGCGCTGAGGCTCATCAGGGCTCTAGGCGGTAGCTGCACCCCGGAGCTCCGCAGCGCATTGGGGgatgctgctcctcctcctctcatcccgccccctcccctccccccccaggaTGCCACAGGACAGGGAAGCCTTGAGGGGATTCCTACCTTGGGGCTCACCCCCGAAGCACGGACCCCAGCGGTGTCCCCAAGAGGGACACTGGACTACGGTGGCTGGCAGTGGGGAGGTCTGCGCTGGGCTCTGCcctgagggaaggagaggagaaaagaagaggaaggctCACGGCTGCCTCTGCCCCCAGCCAGCCGCTGCAGCGGACGGACGGGTGAAGCTCCTCGGGGTTTCCCCAGAAGGTGAGCGGGGAGTGAGCCCAGCAGGGCAAGGAGCCGAGACGGAGCCGCCACAGCTCCTCCCGCGGCCT contains:
- the LOC134147436 gene encoding coiled-coil domain-containing protein 81-like, producing MINYLVLNPPLGLEKFPTLKQLSTNDIVRIWASACYYLRIQLLLNRAVNIGIGTFAVVNEHVRVGEGEVLPLQRPVFQMCRFFKRFYRLRYAQKEIPDDIPVVQLSFEQIAKETGFLQEAVQWCIEETLLFFAGAVAEGKEVEMVFKDMGVLAVRRQVVTMNFFDHCLMEVDATGNMFPALLTESKMIDVVTFVTRNDFSRFSRDGVIVLPRFALEITGKTSAHARSVKPREELVPGEHHARKVSLLDPVLLARRRISLAKLKLKDSEEFPGKEGGHARSLPAIRESFSKTSKQPKFETRLNFELPDCVHQPSGKGVCYLCTDPAERRLRLLMASKRKEIEDEILGQFYENRPRARAERDQTTCRHLREDPGLPSHVLRKQYDEKLKEQMKERALKNASQRASEGRQEPPLTFLEGYRAQQGEWARKAALNTNKGKEKVEFICKGEKQQLWDRRQMPQALPAVRRSSNRTHRVQQPRP